A region from the Lolium perenne isolate Kyuss_39 chromosome 4, Kyuss_2.0, whole genome shotgun sequence genome encodes:
- the LOC127292961 gene encoding linoleate 9S-lipoxygenase 2-like, with the protein MFGGDIIGNLTGGLKNFHLKGSVSLMRKNALDFNDFGAAAMDSVTEFLGRGVTCQLISSTVVDSNNGNRGKVGTEASLEQWITSLPLITVGESKFKVTFDWDVEKMGVPGAIIVKNNHTSEFFLKTITLDNVPGRGTVVFVANSWVYPKGNYRYNRVFFANDTYLPSKMPAALRPYREDELRNLRGDDTQGEYQEYDRVYRYDVYNDLGDARQVLGGTKEFPYPRRCRTGRKLSQTSPDRESRPLPLLQSIYVPRDEVFGHLKQSDFLGYSLKALVDGIIPAIRTYVDLSPEEFDSFADILKLYEGGIKLPDIPALEEMRKQFPLQLVKDLIPMGGDYVLKLPKPQIIKEDEKAWMTDDEFAREILAGVNPMMITRVTEFPPKSTLDPNNYGDHTSTITEAHIGKSLEGLTAHQAVADNRLYILDHHDHMMPYLIKLNNLDDTFLYATRTLLFLRGDGTLAPIAIELSTPLIQGDLTTSKSTVYTPATTGVEAWIWQLAKAYVCVNDYGWHQLVSHWLNTHAVMEPFIIATNRQLSVTHPVNKLLVPHYRDTMNINARARELLVNAGGIIELTVFQRKYAMEMSSVTYKNWNFAEQALPDDLIKRGMAVPDKSDPSKVKLLLEDYPYAVDGLAIWHAIEQWVQEYLAIYYPTDSVLQGDVELQAWWKEVREVGHGDLKDAAWWAKMQTVPELVKACTTIIWTGSALHAAVNFGQYPYAGYHPNKPSASRRPMPEPNTEEYELLASEPEKVFIRTITNQLQTIIGISLLEILSKHSSDEVYLGQRDTPERTSDAKALEAFKRFGTRLEGIESEVVALNGNPQLKNRNGPAKFPYMLLYPNTSDHSGDAAGLTARGIPNSISI; encoded by the exons ATGTTTGGCGGCGATATCATCGGCAATCTGACGGGAGGGCTCAAGAATTTCCACCTCAAGGGCTCCGTTTCCCTGATGCGCAAGAATGCGCTCGACTTCAACGATTTCGGCGCCGCCGCCATGGACAGCGTCACCGAGTTCCTCGGTCGTGGTGTCACTTGCCAGCTCATCAGCTCCACCGTCGTCGATTCCA ACAACGGCAACCGCGGGAAGGTAGGCACGGAGGCGAGCCTGGAGCAGTGGATCACCAGCCTGCCATTGATCACGGTGGGCGAGTCCAAGTTCAAAGTCACGTTCGACTGGGACGTGGAGAAGATGGGGGTGCCCGGCGCGATCATCGTCAAGAACAACCACACCTCCGAGTTCTTCCTCAAGACCATCACCCTCGACAATGTCCCCGGCCGCGGTACTGTCGTCTTCGTCGCCAACTCGTGGGTCTATCCCAAGGGCAACTACCGCTACAACCGCGTCTTCTTCGCCAACGAT ACGTACTTGCCTAGCAAGATGCCGGCGGCACTAAGGCCATACCGGGAGGACGAGCTCCGGAACCTGAGGGGTGACGACACACAGGGAGAATACCAGGAGTACGATCGCGTCTACCGCTACGACGTGTACAACGACCTCGGCGACGCCCGCCAGGTCCTTGGGGGCACCAAGGAgttcccctaccctcgccgctgtCGCACTGGCCGCAAGCTCTCACAAACCA GTCCCGATCGCGAGAGCCGGCCGTTGCCGCTGCTCCAGAGCATCTACGTGCCACGGGACGAGGTGTTCGGGCATCTCAAACAGTCGGACTTCCTCGGTTACTCCCTCAAGGCGCTCGTGGATGGca tcattCCGGCCATCCGCACCTACGTCGACCTCTCCCCGGAAGAGTTCGACTCCTTCGCGGACATCCTCAAGCTCTACGAGGGCGGCATCAAGCTGCCTGACATCCCGGCGCTGGAGGAGATGCGCAAGCAATTCCCACTCCAGCTCGTCAAGGATCTCATCCCCATGGGCGGCGACTACGTCCTCAAGCTCCCAAAGCCACAAATCATCAAGG AGGATGAGAAAGCATGGATGACTGACGATGAGTTCGCGAGGGAGATCCTTGCCGGCGTCAACCCCATGATGATCACACGTGTCACC GAGTTCCCTCCCAAGAGTACTCTCGACCCTAACAATTACGGAGACCACACCAGCACCATCACCGAGGCTCACATCGGGAAGAGCCTCGAGGGCCTCACCGCGCACCAGGCAGTCGCCGACAACAGGCTCTATATCCTTGACCACCACGACCACATGATGCCATACCTCATCAAGCTCAACAACCTCGACGACACCTTCCTCTACGCCACGAGGACTCTGCTCTTCCTGCGGGGCGATGGCACGCTGGCGCCGATTGCCATCGAGCTGAGCACGCCTCTTATCCAGGGTGACCTCACCACCTCGAAGAGCACCGTCTACACGCCAGCCACCACCGGCGTCGAGGCCTGGATATGGCAGCTCGCCAAGGCGTACGTCTGCGTGAACGACTATGGTTGGCACCAGCTCGTCAGCCACTGGCTCAACACGCATGCCGTGATGGAGCCCTTCATCATCGCCACGAACCGGCAGCTGAGTGTGACTCACCCGGTGAACAAGCTCCTGGTGCCCCACTACCGTGACACCATGAACATCAACGCACGGGCTCGGGAGTTGCTCGTCAACGCCGGCGGGATCATCGAGCTCACTGTCTTCCAGCGCAAGTACGCAATGGAAATGTCATCCGTCACCTACAAGAACTGGAACTTCGCGGAGCAGGCCCTCCCCGACGATTTGATCAAGAG GGGCATGGCGGTGCCAGACAAATCAGACCCAAGCAAGGTCAAATTGCTGCTGGAGGACTACCCTTATGCGGTGGACGGGCTAGCCATCTGGCATGCGATCGAGCAGTGGGTGCAGGAGTATCTAGCCATCTATTACCCCACTGACAGTGTGCTTCAAGGAGACGTAGAGCTCCAGGCATGGTGGAAAGAAGTTCGCGAGGTCGGCCATGGCGACCTCAAGGATGCGGCTTGGTGGGCCAAGATGCAAACCGTGCCGGAGCTGGTCAAGGCATGCACAACCATCATCTGGACAGGCTCCGCGCTACACGCGGCTGTAAACTTTGGTCAGTACCCATATGCAGGTTACCACCCCAACAAGCCATCAGCAAGCCGTCGCCCAATGCCGGAGCCAAACACTGAGGAGTACGAGCTGCTGGCTAGCGAGCCGGAAAAGGTGTTCATCCGCACTATCACCAACCAGCTGCAAACCATCATTGGCATATCATTGCTGGAGATCCTGTCCAAGCACTCCTCCGATGAGGTTTACCTCGGGCAGCGTGATACGCCGGAGAGGACGTCGGACGCCAAGGCACTGGAGGCATTCAAGCGATTCGGGACGAGGCTGGAGGGCATCGAGAGCGAAGTGGTGGCCTTGAATGGAAACCCCCAGCTCAAGAACCGCAATGGGCCGGCCAAGTTCCCGTACATGCTACTCTACCCAAACACATCTGACCACAGCGGTGATGCCGCTGGGCTCACGGCAAGGGGCATCCCCAACAGCATCTCCATCTGA